Proteins from a single region of Candidatus Woesearchaeota archaeon:
- a CDS encoding inorganic diphosphatase, whose translation MTNLHHDVPPGTENEMNMIVEIPAGSRNKYEYNKEHGLFFIDRVVPEPLVYPATYGFIPQTLCDDGDAVDVVLIMRESAFQGSLVKVRPVGMLIMNDSGEVDNKIIAVPCDDKYFDHIKELKDVSPHFLKELSYFMEHYKDMKGAKVVANKYVGIKEAKEEFHTGIATYKKSKGKK comes from the coding sequence ATGACAAATCTCCATCACGATGTACCACCCGGAACTGAAAACGAAATGAATATGATCGTAGAAATTCCTGCTGGCAGTAGAAACAAATACGAATATAACAAAGAACATGGACTTTTCTTTATCGATCGTGTTGTACCTGAACCACTCGTGTATCCTGCAACCTATGGCTTCATCCCACAAACATTATGCGACGATGGAGATGCTGTTGATGTAGTTCTAATTATGCGTGAAAGCGCGTTTCAGGGCTCACTTGTCAAAGTACGACCAGTTGGCATGCTCATTATGAATGATAGCGGCGAAGTCGACAACAAAATCATTGCTGTACCCTGCGATGACAAATATTTTGACCACATCAAAGAACTCAAAGATGTTTCCCCTCACTTCTTAAAAGAACTTAGCTATTTCATGGAACATTACAAAGACATGAAAGGCGCAAAGGTCGTTGCAAATAAGTACGTTGGCATCAAAGAAGCCAAAGAAGAATTCCACACGGGCATTGCAACCTATAAGAAAAGTAAAGGAAAAAAATAG
- a CDS encoding PIN domain-containing protein, with product MTDSRLIDSSVLLHYLINGQYKEYIEQNEFVYISILSLFEIKRKLLKDQFEEERITKAINFIEKKTLIIVPTREIVLQAAQFSIKYKIAAMDALIYASAQSNSSTLITCDNDFRNLPDTIILP from the coding sequence GTGACCGATTCTAGACTTATTGACTCTTCTGTATTGTTACATTATTTAATTAATGGGCAGTATAAAGAATACATTGAGCAAAACGAGTTTGTCTATATTTCAATACTTTCCCTTTTTGAGATTAAAAGAAAGTTGCTTAAAGATCAATTTGAAGAAGAAAGAATAACCAAAGCGATAAATTTTATTGAAAAAAAAACTTTAATTATTGTACCAACTAGAGAAATAGTTTTACAAGCAGCACAATTTTCAATAAAATATAAAATTGCCGCAATGGATGCCCTTATCTATGCAAGTGCACAAAGCAATTCTTCAACATTAATTACCTGCGATAACGATTTTAGAAATCTCCCAGATACAATCATACTTCCTTAA
- a CDS encoding phosphate uptake regulator PhoU: MEYRKLISFGKNSFVVSLPKNWVRQSKLEKGDLIYIEESGSNLVLSKQEINKEVQEKEKVINIDGKTVFSITREVCSAYILNYRTITLRGKEIKTKVKELQGIVQGLMALEILEQNSDSIIAKDFLNMDKVSVNELLRKMDVVTRTMIKEMCSIFEEDTYENLNERDRDVNRLYFLLYRTILYNLENPSKSMKNFKLSPIDLLKYYTLGFYMEAIGDEVKRSARYLRQLKLTAEKQKVIKNMLLELNDYFITTMKAVHNNDMSLALQLSEMKLKFNNQLEELEKDVQKIAYLHNVISKLQRMTTLIHNTGRLIYTLE, encoded by the coding sequence ATGGAATATCGAAAACTTATCTCATTTGGAAAAAACAGCTTCGTAGTATCACTGCCTAAGAATTGGGTACGACAAAGTAAGTTAGAGAAAGGCGATTTAATTTACATCGAAGAATCAGGTTCTAACCTTGTCTTAAGTAAGCAAGAAATAAACAAAGAAGTCCAAGAAAAAGAGAAAGTAATCAACATTGATGGAAAAACTGTATTCTCCATTACCAGAGAAGTGTGCTCTGCATACATCCTTAATTATAGAACCATCACACTTCGTGGAAAAGAAATTAAAACCAAAGTAAAAGAATTGCAAGGTATAGTTCAAGGCCTTATGGCTTTAGAGATACTTGAACAAAACTCAGATTCTATCATCGCAAAAGATTTTCTTAACATGGACAAAGTATCCGTCAACGAACTTCTTCGCAAGATGGATGTCGTAACCAGAACTATGATCAAAGAAATGTGTTCCATCTTTGAAGAAGACACTTATGAAAATCTTAATGAACGCGATCGGGATGTAAACAGGCTTTATTTTTTATTATATCGAACGATATTGTACAACCTTGAAAACCCATCCAAATCAATGAAAAATTTTAAACTAAGCCCAATTGATTTGTTAAAGTATTATACCCTTGGTTTTTACATGGAAGCAATAGGAGATGAAGTTAAGCGCTCGGCAAGATATTTACGCCAACTCAAACTCACGGCAGAGAAACAAAAAGTAATCAAGAACATGTTACTTGAACTTAATGATTACTTCATCACCACCATGAAAGCAGTGCATAATAATGATATGTCCTTAGCGCTTCAACTCTCCGAAATGAAGTTAAAATTTAATAATCAACTAGAAGAACTCGAAAAAGACGTGCAAAAAATAGCATACTTACACAATGTAATTAGTAAATTACAGAGAATGACAACCCTAATTCATA
- the tuf gene encoding translation elongation factor EF-1 subunit alpha, which translates to MAKNKEHINLVFIGHVDHGKSTTVGRLLFDTGNVDEIAMRKLKEKAQQLGKGGFEFAFVMDNLKEEQERGVTIDLAHKRFDTDKYYFTIIDAPGHKDFIKNMITGASQADCAVLVVAANDGVNAQTIEHLKLSKIFGVGQMLVAVNKMDISGVDWSEKRFKDVVEDVKKHALQAGWKPDLLRFVPIASLPGENITKKSEKLPWWTGDNLLSAINKFELPQKPTNLPLRLPIQDVYNITGIGVVPVGRIETGIMKVGDKVMIVPGREGKGVAGEVKTIEMHHEQAPQAEPGDNIGFNVRGLGKKDIARGDVLGHATNVPTVATEFTAQVVIMNHPSVVTVGYTPVFHIHTSQVACQFVEIIKKINPATGQEVTENKDILRNGDAAIVRLRPTQPVVIEKNSVIPQMSKFAIRDSGVTVAAGMCMEIVPKVL; encoded by the coding sequence ATGGCAAAAAACAAAGAACACATCAACTTAGTATTCATCGGTCACGTTGATCACGGTAAATCAACAACCGTTGGACGTCTCCTTTTCGACACTGGAAACGTTGACGAGATTGCAATGCGTAAACTCAAAGAGAAAGCCCAACAACTTGGTAAAGGCGGATTCGAGTTTGCTTTCGTTATGGACAATCTTAAAGAGGAACAAGAACGTGGAGTTACCATTGATCTTGCCCATAAACGCTTCGATACTGACAAATATTATTTTACTATCATTGATGCACCAGGACACAAGGACTTTATTAAAAATATGATTACAGGAGCTTCTCAAGCAGACTGTGCAGTTCTTGTTGTTGCAGCAAACGACGGTGTTAACGCACAAACTATCGAGCATCTTAAACTTTCCAAAATCTTTGGAGTAGGTCAAATGCTTGTTGCTGTTAACAAAATGGATATCTCTGGGGTAGACTGGAGTGAAAAACGCTTTAAAGACGTTGTTGAAGACGTTAAAAAGCATGCACTTCAAGCAGGATGGAAACCTGATTTACTTCGCTTCGTTCCTATCGCGTCTCTTCCTGGTGAAAACATCACTAAGAAATCTGAGAAATTACCTTGGTGGACTGGCGACAATCTCTTAAGTGCTATTAACAAATTTGAATTACCTCAAAAACCAACCAATTTACCTCTTCGTCTACCTATTCAAGACGTATACAACATCACCGGTATCGGTGTTGTTCCAGTAGGACGTATTGAGACTGGTATTATGAAAGTTGGCGATAAAGTTATGATCGTTCCTGGTCGTGAAGGTAAAGGCGTTGCTGGCGAAGTTAAAACTATTGAGATGCATCACGAACAAGCTCCTCAAGCTGAACCTGGTGATAACATTGGTTTTAACGTACGCGGTCTTGGTAAAAAAGACATTGCTCGTGGAGACGTTTTAGGTCACGCTACCAATGTTCCTACTGTTGCAACTGAATTTACTGCACAAGTAGTTATCATGAACCACCCAAGTGTTGTGACTGTTGGATACACTCCTGTATTTCACATCCACACTTCTCAAGTGGCATGCCAATTCGTGGAAATTATCAAAAAAATCAATCCAGCAACTGGTCAAGAAGTTACTGAGAACAAAGACATCTTACGTAATGGGGATGCAGCAATTGTTCGACTTCGACCAACTCAACCAGTTGTTATTGAGAAGAACAGTGTTATTCCACAAATGTCCAAATTCGCTATCCGCGACTCCGGTGTTACCGTAGCAGCTGGTATGTGTATGGAAATTGTGCCTAAAGTTCTTTAG